From the genome of Gemmatimonas phototrophica, one region includes:
- a CDS encoding RNA methyltransferase: protein MSESILNNVAVVLYESQDSINIGGVVRSMKNMGVSDLRLIRPCAYDPNRIEQVAHDTRDIVQRIRHCDTIDEALADCTYVVGYSGRRQAARWARHTPRSAAVDLLEHAQTGKVAIMFGREDHGLPNEALDRSHAICTIPTTEHFSLNVAQACLLGLYEMHLLAGDVTKKIPAPRHAAGAPQKAQMERTFADMEAALHAIAYFKTRNQELIMRAFRSMVFRANPDSREMLMVRTASIEVLRTIEREVRLGVTAALVAQGVDESQAAEAGRAAGAAAIATTGEAALAVAPAEHASDDSV, encoded by the coding sequence ATGTCTGAGTCGATCCTCAATAACGTCGCGGTCGTGCTGTACGAATCGCAGGACTCCATCAACATCGGGGGCGTCGTCCGCTCCATGAAGAACATGGGGGTCTCCGACCTGCGGCTCATCCGCCCGTGCGCCTACGATCCCAATCGTATTGAGCAGGTGGCGCACGATACCCGTGATATCGTCCAACGCATTCGCCACTGCGACACCATCGACGAAGCACTGGCGGACTGCACGTACGTCGTGGGCTACTCCGGGCGTCGTCAGGCGGCCCGGTGGGCGCGTCATACGCCACGGTCGGCCGCGGTGGACCTGCTCGAACACGCGCAGACCGGAAAAGTGGCCATCATGTTTGGCCGCGAGGATCACGGGCTCCCCAACGAAGCGCTCGATCGCTCGCACGCCATCTGCACCATTCCCACCACCGAGCATTTTTCCCTCAACGTGGCGCAGGCGTGTCTGTTGGGGTTGTACGAAATGCATTTGCTGGCCGGAGATGTTACCAAGAAGATTCCGGCCCCCCGCCATGCCGCCGGCGCGCCGCAGAAGGCCCAGATGGAGCGCACCTTTGCCGATATGGAAGCGGCGCTCCACGCCATTGCGTATTTCAAGACACGCAATCAGGAACTCATCATGCGCGCGTTCCGCTCCATGGTGTTCCGGGCCAACCCCGATTCGCGTGAAATGCTCATGGTGCGCACCGCGAGCATTGAAGTCCTGCGCACCATTGAACGGGAAGTGCGCCTGGGCGTGACCGCCGCGTTAGTCGCCCAGGGGGTCGATGAATCGCAGGCGGCGGAAGCCGGTCGCGCGGCCGGAGCCGCCGCGATTGCCACCACCGGGGAAGCGGCGTTGGCAGTTGCGCCCGCCGAGCACGCGAGCGACGATTCGGTGTAA
- a CDS encoding peptide ABC transporter substrate-binding protein codes for MMPPAKRTSTRAACLWAIAAVLMLAACGAPPRAPGTAVVASGADLESGNPLVTIHPLSRQVQRHALFVTLVKLDSLLHPMPYFAREWTWDASHQVATFTLDSSLRWHDGVPTTAEDVAFTLAAAADSSLASPRRGDVAAIDSVYVVTPTTLRVKFQTAVPELPTVLAELPIVPRHLLDTVPRARWRAHPFATAPVGNGPFVFVSRLPGRQWRFARNHTFPTSMGGPPALEQLVVAVVDESATKFAGLVSGELDLAGVSPTMAQLVRKDPALRLMTPPVLFSTILAFNTTRAPFNDVRVRRAVSLSIQRQQLVAAAVAGFATPTEHAIPPGLPVSPPQQPSTGGDSGNDADHLLDAAGWTRPAPGQTRQRNGQPLRLTLLTVGSGDMAVEQLLQADLATRGIALDIRVMELATFLATVRSAEKGFDLVLTGIPGDLALGHLSALFDSKQRGGALDYTGYHTAELDQLLSAARSASPLVAAAAWARVNAVLARDVPVAWLYHARGVQGRSVRLEQVEMDLRGELVSVARWTRREERR; via the coding sequence ATGATGCCTCCTGCAAAGCGCACGTCAACCCGTGCGGCGTGCCTTTGGGCAATTGCCGCGGTGCTCATGCTGGCAGCTTGTGGGGCTCCGCCGCGTGCGCCCGGCACGGCCGTGGTCGCGTCCGGGGCCGATCTGGAGTCCGGTAATCCGCTGGTGACCATTCATCCGCTCTCGCGGCAGGTCCAGCGGCACGCGCTGTTCGTCACCTTGGTGAAGCTGGACAGCTTGCTGCATCCCATGCCCTACTTCGCTCGGGAGTGGACGTGGGACGCGTCCCACCAAGTGGCGACCTTCACGCTGGACTCCTCGCTGCGCTGGCACGATGGCGTGCCCACCACAGCCGAGGATGTCGCCTTCACCCTGGCCGCCGCCGCCGATTCCTCGCTGGCCTCTCCGCGCCGCGGCGACGTCGCCGCTATCGACTCTGTCTACGTGGTCACCCCGACCACCCTGCGCGTGAAGTTCCAGACCGCCGTGCCCGAATTGCCCACGGTGCTGGCCGAACTCCCAATCGTCCCGCGGCACCTCCTCGACACCGTTCCGCGAGCGCGATGGCGTGCCCATCCCTTCGCGACGGCTCCCGTGGGCAATGGGCCGTTTGTGTTCGTGTCCCGGCTTCCCGGGCGCCAGTGGCGCTTCGCCCGGAACCACACGTTTCCGACATCCATGGGTGGGCCACCGGCGCTGGAGCAGCTGGTGGTGGCCGTGGTGGACGAATCGGCCACCAAATTTGCCGGACTGGTGAGCGGCGAACTCGATCTCGCTGGAGTCTCACCAACCATGGCGCAGCTCGTACGCAAGGATCCCGCGCTCCGGCTTATGACACCGCCGGTGCTCTTTTCCACGATCCTGGCGTTCAACACCACCCGCGCCCCCTTCAACGATGTGCGCGTGCGTCGTGCCGTCTCCCTGTCCATTCAGCGACAGCAACTGGTGGCTGCCGCCGTCGCGGGATTCGCCACGCCCACGGAACACGCCATTCCCCCAGGGCTGCCGGTCTCCCCACCCCAACAACCGTCAACTGGAGGGGATAGCGGTAATGACGCCGACCATCTGCTGGACGCCGCAGGCTGGACCCGTCCCGCGCCGGGGCAAACGCGACAGCGCAATGGGCAGCCGCTCCGCCTCACCCTGTTGACCGTCGGCAGTGGTGACATGGCCGTGGAACAGCTGCTGCAGGCCGACCTTGCGACGCGTGGCATTGCACTCGATATACGCGTGATGGAATTGGCCACCTTTCTGGCCACCGTCCGCAGCGCCGAGAAAGGATTCGATCTCGTCCTCACCGGCATCCCCGGGGACCTCGCACTTGGCCACCTCAGTGCGCTCTTTGATTCGAAGCAGCGCGGTGGAGCGCTCGACTATACCGGCTATCATACGGCGGAACTCGATCAGCTCCTGAGTGCTGCCCGGTCGGCGAGTCCGCTGGTGGCAGCAGCAGCGTGGGCGCGGGTGAATGCCGTACTCGCCCGCGACGTGCCGGTGGCATGGCTATACCACGCGCGCGGCGTGCAGGGGCGGTCGGTGCGACTCGAACAGGTGGAGATGGATTTGCGCGGAGAACTGGTGTCGGTCGCTCGCTGGACTCGGCGTGAGGAACGCCGGTGA
- a CDS encoding aminotransferase class III-fold pyridoxal phosphate-dependent enzyme, with protein MTRRIPFEQLPDHDWRSRAGAVIPGGSSTGSKRPAALYGSRAHDAAVPSHFERANGCRIWTTDGREFIDCGMALGAVGIGYADPDITRAVQDAAATGPVSSLPHTLEVEVAERLCSVIPCAERVRFLRTGAEATAAAVRIARTLTGRERMVACGYFGWLDWNSDAEGVPAAVRSSVTWVPFGDVPALEAAVRQGTPPAAIIIEPLVHDVAPLPWLQAARRLADEQQALLIFDEVKTAFRVRTGGVQALTGITPDLTTVGKAMANGYPLAAVVGRASAMDAVMQTWISSTAAAEATGLAAANAVLSWHERVDVCDRMATAGGVMQEIVGSALIEAPWVGVRVEGPPMMWRLTADVPEQLDALVAAAAREGVLLKRGAYQFGAVAHDDDALDVLARAMPAVMESLMPGPRRVGD; from the coding sequence ATGACACGCCGCATCCCCTTCGAACAGCTGCCGGACCACGATTGGCGTTCACGCGCTGGCGCGGTCATTCCCGGCGGAAGTTCAACAGGGAGTAAGCGTCCCGCTGCGCTGTATGGCTCCCGCGCGCACGACGCCGCCGTGCCATCGCACTTCGAGCGGGCGAACGGTTGTCGCATCTGGACTACCGACGGGCGGGAGTTCATCGACTGCGGTATGGCGCTCGGGGCGGTCGGTATTGGCTACGCCGATCCGGACATTACCCGCGCGGTGCAAGACGCCGCAGCGACGGGGCCGGTCAGCTCACTGCCACACACGCTCGAAGTCGAAGTCGCGGAACGGCTCTGTTCGGTGATTCCCTGTGCGGAACGCGTGCGATTTCTTCGCACGGGCGCTGAGGCAACGGCGGCCGCTGTGCGCATCGCACGGACCCTTACTGGTCGCGAGCGCATGGTAGCCTGTGGCTACTTCGGCTGGCTCGACTGGAACAGCGATGCCGAAGGGGTGCCCGCTGCCGTCCGATCGTCGGTGACATGGGTGCCCTTTGGCGATGTGCCCGCCCTGGAGGCGGCCGTGCGCCAGGGAACACCTCCGGCCGCGATCATCATCGAACCGCTGGTGCACGACGTGGCGCCTCTGCCGTGGCTGCAGGCGGCCCGCCGTCTGGCCGACGAACAGCAGGCGCTGCTCATTTTTGATGAAGTGAAAACGGCGTTTCGCGTACGCACCGGTGGCGTCCAGGCACTCACCGGCATTACCCCGGATCTGACGACCGTTGGCAAAGCAATGGCCAATGGGTATCCGCTCGCAGCCGTGGTGGGGCGGGCCTCGGCCATGGATGCGGTCATGCAGACGTGGATCTCCTCCACCGCCGCAGCTGAAGCCACCGGACTGGCCGCGGCCAACGCTGTACTCTCGTGGCATGAGCGCGTTGACGTCTGTGATCGAATGGCGACGGCCGGCGGCGTGATGCAGGAGATCGTCGGGTCCGCCCTGATCGAGGCCCCGTGGGTCGGCGTCCGTGTTGAGGGGCCACCGATGATGTGGCGACTCACTGCGGATGTTCCGGAACAACTGGATGCACTGGTTGCCGCGGCTGCACGTGAGGGCGTATTGCTCAAGCGCGGTGCTTACCAGTTTGGTGCGGTGGCCCATGACGACGACGCGCTGGACGTACTTGCCCGGGCCATGCCCGCCGTGATGGAATCGCTTATGCCCGGCCCTCGTCGCGTTGGCGATTGA
- a CDS encoding ABC transporter permease, with the protein MRRISLRVLDALLLLWLVTTLTFALLHLAPGDPATLLIAPTATADEAAQLRATLGLDASLPVQYARWIGGLLRGDLGTSLVRSLPVRTVIAESLPISVFLGGISLLISFVLGTVAGLVQALRVGPRADRWLSLISVTVYAAPSFWLALALVALFTSGVAVLGLPDGVRLPAFGMQSPSSGGTADWSDRWRHAVLPLLVLSIPGAAGVARYARQTLRTAASAPYVTSAYARGLSRARVEWRYILRSALTPLVVLLGLTLPGVIAGSVFVEQVFAWPGLGRAMLSAIGARDYPVVLGLTLVYAGTVVLANLLADLALWWLDPRRRH; encoded by the coding sequence GTGCGCCGAATTTCGCTGCGCGTCCTTGATGCGCTCCTCCTGCTCTGGCTCGTCACCACGCTCACCTTTGCGCTGCTCCATCTGGCGCCGGGTGATCCGGCGACGCTGCTCATTGCCCCGACGGCCACCGCCGACGAGGCGGCGCAGCTGCGAGCGACGCTGGGGCTCGACGCGTCGCTGCCGGTGCAATATGCGCGGTGGATCGGCGGCCTGCTGCGCGGTGATCTGGGAACAAGCTTGGTACGATCCCTTCCGGTGCGCACCGTCATTGCCGAATCGCTTCCCATTTCCGTGTTTCTGGGCGGCATCTCGCTGCTAATCAGTTTCGTGCTGGGCACGGTGGCGGGTCTGGTGCAGGCGCTGCGTGTGGGACCGCGCGCAGACCGCTGGCTGTCGCTGATCAGTGTGACGGTGTATGCCGCCCCCAGTTTCTGGCTGGCGCTGGCGCTGGTCGCGCTGTTTACAAGCGGGGTTGCCGTGTTGGGGCTCCCTGATGGTGTGCGGTTGCCGGCGTTCGGGATGCAATCACCGTCGTCAGGGGGCACGGCCGATTGGAGCGATCGGTGGCGACATGCGGTGCTTCCGTTACTCGTGCTCAGTATTCCCGGTGCTGCTGGCGTGGCCCGCTACGCCCGTCAGACCCTTCGCACCGCCGCAAGCGCGCCGTACGTCACCAGTGCCTATGCGCGTGGCCTGTCACGGGCCCGCGTGGAGTGGCGCTACATTCTGCGCTCGGCTCTGACACCATTGGTGGTGCTACTGGGGCTGACGCTCCCCGGGGTCATTGCCGGGTCGGTGTTTGTGGAGCAGGTCTTTGCCTGGCCCGGGCTGGGGCGTGCCATGCTGAGTGCCATTGGTGCGCGCGACTATCCGGTGGTGTTGGGGCTCACGCTGGTGTACGCCGGCACGGTGGTGTTGGCGAACCTGCTGGCCGATCTGGCGCTCTGGTGGCTCGACCCACGGCGGCGGCACTGA
- a CDS encoding ABC transporter permease: protein MARPTAAALMRGWRSIFRGPALVLIAMALAAVIIPALSSDDSRSIGDVLATRLTPPFSADKAGTWHVLGTDAFGRDLAVRLWVGARVSLFVGLVGSALSALLGIALGALAGWQGGTADRLITAVSDAMLAIPRLVLLLVIAALWGPGLSTVIIVLGLTGWMSVMRLVRADVQGVRLLPYVEGALALGIPPWRVVRRHVLPNALGSALVATTLGVGNAIVLESGLSFLGLGVQPPTASWGNMIAGGREWLLVAPWIALIPGVALIATVVCATMLGEQLGDTTASGDSPRTVAIPATPRDARAG from the coding sequence GTGGCTCGACCCACGGCGGCGGCACTGATGCGCGGCTGGCGCTCAATCTTTCGTGGGCCGGCGTTGGTGCTGATTGCCATGGCCCTGGCTGCGGTCATCATTCCCGCGCTGTCCAGCGACGATTCGCGATCCATTGGCGATGTGTTGGCAACGCGTCTGACGCCTCCATTCTCGGCCGACAAAGCCGGCACGTGGCATGTTCTGGGCACCGACGCCTTTGGACGCGACCTGGCCGTGCGCTTGTGGGTTGGCGCGCGGGTGTCCTTGTTCGTGGGCCTCGTCGGGTCAGCGCTGTCGGCGCTGCTGGGCATTGCGCTGGGGGCGCTCGCCGGATGGCAGGGCGGCACCGCGGACCGACTCATCACGGCCGTGAGTGATGCCATGCTGGCCATCCCCCGTCTGGTGTTGCTGCTGGTGATTGCCGCGCTGTGGGGCCCGGGGCTGAGCACCGTGATCATCGTCCTGGGGCTGACCGGCTGGATGTCGGTCATGCGACTGGTCCGTGCTGATGTACAAGGGGTGCGACTGTTGCCCTACGTGGAGGGCGCGTTGGCGCTGGGCATTCCGCCCTGGCGCGTCGTGCGTCGGCACGTGCTGCCGAATGCCCTTGGCAGTGCCCTGGTGGCGACCACCTTGGGCGTTGGCAATGCCATTGTGCTGGAGAGTGGTCTGTCATTTCTGGGGCTGGGGGTGCAGCCCCCCACGGCCAGTTGGGGAAACATGATTGCCGGGGGGCGCGAATGGCTGCTGGTCGCCCCGTGGATTGCCCTGATCCCCGGTGTGGCACTCATTGCCACCGTGGTGTGCGCCACCATGTTGGGCGAACAGCTGGGCGATACAACGGCTTCAGGCGACTCACCGCGCACCGTCGCGATACCGGCTACACCGCGGGACGCACGCGCAGGGTAA
- a CDS encoding amidohydrolase family protein, with translation MANVHALGGPEPLIDPHAHFHTPFTNRSDWARYNASRLVQGERMGIRCHVASILGSWGHTSPTYFASPDDQTRANDFLYDLVDQEAPRVKAFVAVNPNFTAHALSEIARGMQRGAVGIKLAAGRRTTDFALLDDIAAAAAHYGVPVLQHVWQHRRREWPNQEASDGVELAQLAVRHPTVTFLLAHIGGGGDWAHTNPAVRDVPNIVMDMSGSGIDRGMIDEALRWVGARRLLWACDLTLCTGLTKLRALSYTGASPDDIADMRWRNAVRIFPAGTFEAALAVRS, from the coding sequence ATGGCCAACGTCCACGCATTGGGCGGCCCCGAGCCGCTCATCGATCCGCACGCGCACTTCCACACGCCCTTCACCAATCGGTCTGATTGGGCGCGGTACAATGCCTCGCGCCTGGTTCAGGGAGAGCGCATGGGGATTCGCTGCCACGTGGCGTCGATTCTGGGCAGTTGGGGGCACACATCGCCCACGTACTTTGCCTCTCCGGATGATCAGACTCGGGCCAACGATTTCCTGTATGATCTGGTCGATCAGGAGGCACCGCGAGTAAAGGCGTTCGTTGCCGTCAATCCCAACTTTACGGCGCATGCGCTCTCGGAGATTGCGCGCGGCATGCAACGCGGGGCGGTCGGAATCAAACTGGCCGCTGGCCGTCGCACCACCGACTTTGCGCTGCTCGATGATATCGCCGCGGCGGCGGCGCACTACGGCGTGCCCGTACTGCAGCATGTGTGGCAGCACCGTCGTCGCGAGTGGCCCAATCAGGAAGCGTCCGACGGAGTGGAACTGGCGCAGTTGGCCGTACGACATCCTACCGTCACCTTTCTCCTGGCGCACATCGGGGGCGGCGGAGATTGGGCGCACACCAATCCGGCGGTGCGTGATGTGCCCAACATTGTCATGGATATGTCGGGCAGCGGGATTGATCGCGGCATGATCGACGAAGCGCTGCGGTGGGTGGGAGCCCGTCGCCTGCTGTGGGCCTGTGATCTCACCCTCTGTACCGGTCTCACCAAGTTGCGTGCGCTCAGCTACACCGGGGCCTCTCCCGACGACATTGCCGACATGCGTTGGCGCAATGCCGTCCGCATCTTCCCTGCCGGCACCTTCGAAGCGGCACTGGCGGTGCGGTCATGA
- a CDS encoding heparinase II/III domain-containing protein: MGAHLFTAERAVHAAALYLLRGTAAHRDLAVQTLGALAMQYARWPNQDNVLGPTRPFFSTYLESIWLLNLCHALALLEQADERSVSGLVRELVLEPSSALIASYHEGRSNRQVWNEVALLSAMSLLGKDRLIDRRLDGEHSLLGLMSNGLLEDGTWYEGENYHQFAHRGLWYGVQWLTTRGRPLPAALAARFHQGFVTPFAGLLPDETLPSRRDSQYAVSVRQWRWAEWCELGYAASGNTSLAAMLTRLYDGRAPSGASGRAQSTADAERNRDAVALTRADCSWRALLMANAQPAPEARWMPGSVLQPQQGLAVIRRDAARVYVALEGGVSGGGHGHPDRLSLTLQTGEDRWLDDPGTGSYVERTLHWYRSSLAHHAPLINGASQHAGPAITTAFEDRGGAGWIRKTASELAPGVSATRSLIVCDGYLVDLLEWTAASPVTLTLPLASGLVTNVPVWHPTNMPGAGGLEDGFEFLQQTERAVEAPMVVTMEATVTGRRPGDPQPTRAARAWYTTTGTPTWWRGVVPGAPGCTPSTRIALSVEGLTGRIVGVWSWSEHGATDVGAAQVSLNAQTSPVAIVTTSDGTVASHEPALHGWHVGLVARSSRSSIDLEGVLPMGSDLLIAEPRATTRPQHTCAVPLLAHGDAVQREGVMMPLGERSYLATEEPWGGENRPEAQLRLGATAEELVVHVEVATGHAPIVPAATADGAMPENPLDNERADVNADGVQCYLGVAGEAVGQWHQAVLCVPLPTGDVRTTVLVPGGVLPRATCEYGDTGWRLTLYWPRRALPPGPLSFDLAVNERPPHRERRRGQLVLSGGGGFAYLRGDRHAPHAPVALRLP; this comes from the coding sequence ATGGGGGCGCATCTCTTCACCGCCGAACGTGCGGTCCACGCGGCGGCGTTGTACTTGCTGCGAGGAACGGCTGCCCATCGCGATCTCGCGGTGCAGACGCTCGGCGCGCTCGCCATGCAATACGCACGGTGGCCCAATCAGGACAACGTCCTCGGGCCCACGCGCCCGTTCTTCAGCACCTACCTCGAGTCCATCTGGCTCTTGAACCTCTGCCACGCGCTCGCACTGCTGGAGCAGGCTGACGAGCGATCGGTCAGTGGGCTGGTTCGGGAGCTCGTGCTTGAGCCCAGCAGTGCGCTCATTGCGAGCTACCACGAAGGACGGTCCAACCGGCAGGTGTGGAATGAGGTGGCATTGCTGTCGGCCATGTCCCTGCTGGGCAAGGACAGGCTGATTGACCGTCGACTTGACGGCGAGCACTCGTTGCTGGGGTTGATGAGCAACGGATTGCTGGAGGATGGGACGTGGTATGAGGGGGAGAACTATCACCAGTTTGCCCACCGCGGCCTCTGGTACGGCGTGCAGTGGCTGACAACACGTGGGCGCCCGTTACCCGCGGCGCTCGCGGCACGGTTTCACCAGGGATTCGTCACGCCGTTCGCTGGGTTGCTTCCCGACGAAACGCTGCCGTCGCGGCGCGACTCGCAGTACGCCGTGTCCGTTCGTCAGTGGCGGTGGGCGGAGTGGTGTGAACTGGGCTATGCCGCGAGTGGCAATACGTCGCTGGCAGCAATGCTGACGCGGTTGTACGACGGACGTGCCCCGAGCGGCGCATCAGGTCGCGCGCAGTCCACGGCGGACGCGGAACGCAATCGGGATGCCGTGGCGCTCACAAGAGCCGACTGCTCGTGGCGGGCGTTGCTGATGGCCAATGCCCAACCGGCTCCCGAGGCGCGGTGGATGCCTGGCAGTGTGTTGCAACCGCAGCAAGGCCTGGCGGTCATTCGGCGCGACGCGGCGCGGGTGTACGTCGCCCTTGAGGGAGGCGTCAGCGGTGGTGGCCATGGGCATCCGGATCGGTTGTCGCTCACACTCCAAACCGGGGAGGATCGGTGGCTCGATGACCCCGGGACCGGCAGTTACGTCGAGCGCACGTTGCACTGGTATCGCAGTTCCCTGGCGCATCATGCGCCGCTCATCAACGGCGCGTCGCAACACGCAGGCCCTGCCATCACGACGGCCTTTGAAGACCGCGGCGGTGCCGGATGGATTCGGAAGACGGCGTCCGAGCTGGCGCCCGGCGTATCGGCCACGCGTTCGCTCATTGTCTGCGATGGCTATCTCGTGGACCTGCTGGAATGGACCGCGGCGTCCCCCGTCACGCTGACCCTGCCTCTGGCGTCGGGTCTCGTCACCAATGTTCCTGTCTGGCATCCCACCAACATGCCCGGGGCAGGTGGGTTGGAAGATGGCTTTGAATTTCTGCAGCAGACCGAGCGTGCCGTAGAGGCCCCCATGGTGGTGACCATGGAGGCCACCGTGACCGGGCGGCGACCGGGAGATCCACAGCCCACCCGTGCGGCGCGCGCGTGGTACACCACCACCGGGACACCAACCTGGTGGCGCGGGGTGGTCCCCGGTGCCCCTGGGTGTACGCCCTCGACAAGAATCGCGCTGTCTGTGGAAGGGCTGACGGGGCGCATTGTAGGCGTCTGGAGCTGGTCGGAGCACGGCGCAACCGACGTTGGAGCCGCACAGGTCTCCCTCAACGCGCAGACGTCTCCTGTGGCCATCGTCACCACGAGTGACGGGACCGTGGCCTCACACGAGCCGGCCCTGCATGGCTGGCACGTGGGGCTCGTCGCCCGCTCGTCACGCAGCAGCATCGATTTGGAGGGCGTGTTGCCAATGGGTAGCGATCTGTTGATCGCGGAGCCGCGGGCCACAACCCGTCCGCAACACACGTGCGCGGTGCCGCTGCTTGCCCACGGTGACGCGGTGCAGCGGGAGGGCGTGATGATGCCACTTGGGGAGAGGAGTTACCTGGCCACGGAAGAACCGTGGGGCGGGGAGAACCGGCCCGAAGCACAGCTGCGACTGGGAGCCACGGCCGAAGAGCTGGTGGTGCACGTGGAGGTGGCGACCGGACATGCTCCCATCGTGCCGGCGGCGACAGCGGACGGCGCCATGCCGGAGAATCCGCTCGATAACGAGCGAGCCGATGTGAACGCCGATGGGGTACAGTGCTACCTCGGCGTTGCTGGCGAGGCGGTTGGGCAATGGCATCAGGCGGTGCTGTGTGTCCCACTGCCCACCGGCGACGTACGCACCACGGTGCTGGTGCCGGGCGGTGTGCTGCCGCGCGCCACGTGTGAGTACGGCGACACGGGCTGGCGCCTCACCCTGTACTGGCCGCGCCGTGCACTGCCACCCGGGCCGCTGAGCTTCGACCTCGCCGTCAACGAACGCCCACCACACCGTGAACGACGGCGCGGGCAATTGGTGCTCAGTGGCGGGGGTGGCTTTGCGTACCTGCGGGGAGACCGGCATGCCCCCCACGCGCCGGTGGCCCTGCGTCTGCCGTGA